CCGATGGTGCGGTACGCCTGGAAAGAGTTTCGGTACCGGCGGGGAGCGGTGCCTGACTGTGCCTGCATGCGCACCTTGACCACGTCGGTGGGCTGCGCCGTAGCGACGGCCATCGCGCCCGTGGTGACGGCAGCCAGGATGCGGACGCCCAGCACGGAGGCAGAGTTGCCGCCCTTGTTGTGGCCTGCAAGAGAGTTATTTGCCAGTCAATCGCTCATTCAGCAGTCTCTCATTATGCCTGTCTGCACAGTTAGTAAATGAGGGCTAACTGAATCAGTACTGATTCAGTTAGAATCAGTACATATGCGCATCACAGGCTAAATCTACTTAAATTTAGCCTGTGATGCGCATGTTAATCCGTTCGTTCCGTCCACCATGTATTTTACTATTTTCGCGCCCTTGGTAAAAAAAGACATAGGAGAGGAGAACGAcacggacacagcgctaacttccaacatttGATTTATTTCTGAAGGCGCCACATCAATaaatatatagacagaaaagcaacgcacgcaggcgcattgaaACTTATTGGTATTGACACAGCGCTCATAGGCAATGTCGCATCAGGCTGCCTCCTCTGCCTTGGGAAACTCTGGCTAGCTTAAGGATAACACACATCGACTGCACTCACCGAGAATGGCCATGCTGTATGACTCTTTGACGCTGTCATAGAAGCCGATGCGCACAGTGGCGAAGCAGAACTGCCTCTGGAGGCCCGGGCCGATGCCACCGTACAGCCGGGCGGGTCCTTCTTGGCGAGCAATGGTCGCCACGGTGCCTAGCACACCGCGGTACTTGAGATTCGACCTGGTGTAGCCAGTCGAGCCCTCGCCCTGGATCTGGAGTGAAAGATACAGGGAACCACACATCAGCCATACTCGTCCACTCGTTCAAAATGACCACAATCTTTGTTTTCGCTGACCGCTGCACAGCCCAACATTAAGACTTGCTGAGATTACGAAGCGCCAGTGGTAGTTATACTTCCAAAAAACTCATCAGTACAGTTTGAGACCATGCGTAAACGCTTTCCAACTGCCCGAACGCCGGGACATGAAAAATCCAACAAGTGCGGCAATGCTGGTggcgccatcttgtgacgctgaAGTGAACTAtacaaacaaagagagaaagacaaaatAAAGGCAGGGAgctaaccaggttgtacccggcttgctaccctacactgaagaggggggggggggcggaggagagAAAATGAATAGAGAAAGCAAGGTGGAAAGAGAGAACGGAGCTCGCAGAAATGTAGTTGAAATGGGTGTGCTAAGTGCAAAATCGTCAGCAGTCGCTACAAAATATAGCGGCTTTCTTTTTACCGCCTTTTATTTTTCGAGACAGCAAAATGCTTCAATTACAGTGGCCCCCCGTTGCTAGCTCGAAAATTGTCGCATGAATAAAGAAGAGAGATCACACTACTGAAACTTATCAGCAGTAACAGTTTGACGCATCGAGTGGCGACCCTGTAAACGAGCCAGTGGCGGAAGCGTTCGTCATTACAGCAAGGTTGGTTCACGTATAGACTGCACATGCATGCGTGTGCTTGTTTTGCGGATAAGATAGGCAAATTTTGCATTCATTAAGCATCTTCGTTCTTTGGTCGTGCCTTAAAGAGTTAAACGACTATTAAATATGAAAGCTCAGCGGAAGTATAAGTTAAACAGCATGCGCAATGACCGTCACCAAGTGATGTCGCCTGCATTGAGATTTATAAAGCCACCGTACAAGTTGTTCGCGCATCAAGAAGACGGAACGCTAAGACTAAGTTCTGTTCGTAATGCACGACAGAGGTGACCTCACCTGCAACCGAACCTTGGCGACATCTAGAGGAAAAGTGATGGCGTCCGCTATGCAGGCAGCCGAGCCAGCACAAGTCAGCTTGGCGGCCAAGCCAAGCTGTAGCTGTTGACTATTTCCGTTCATGGCGGCAAAATATGCCAACTACTCCTGGTCGACCTGCGAAGAAGGTTTCCCAAGTTTCACGAGACGCCATTAAAACCTACATATAAATTTTTTTCTCAAGGTTCACACCCAAGTGGTGTGAATGACATCATTAGAGCAGAAGCGAACAGTGCTTCAGGAAGGAAACATGAAGACGTCACACACCGCAACGGTGTCTGTCGACCCCACTTCGTCCTCTCTGAAGGTTTCTTCAATTACGTCATCGTAAACAAGGACCCAGTATGGGAAGCCTAAACATCATTAAATTTTCACTTGTTATTTTGGCTGCTGCGCAGTTTCGCAAATTTTCAACTCCTGCACTATGCAACGTCATTGGCCTTGAGAGTACACACATAATAAATTTGTAAGAATTTCAGGCACTGTTTCATCTGCACACTTTTCTCGAGCTAGCAACCTTATTTCAGACTATATTTCTGAGCAATTGCTGTTACACCAAATCATTTTGTTGCCCTATCATTGTTACACCAGCCCATTTCTTTCGAGCGATCGCCGTTGCACCTATCCATTTTTTCGAGCTATCACGTTAACACCAATCAGTTTTATTGAGATGTCACTGCTGCGCCAGCAAATTTTTCCGACAGTAGAGAGTCTGAGAATTGGGGCcacaaggagcttggggacccaataagcttgcgagccgccagggcgcatgcgcagaacccaagccactctacggctcttgcactcgcgttgattcaagacgcaaaaattgaaaactagcgtgggtccccaaggcgtcttttgtcaccagcgagaagacacagacgcagcgcgggccacggcgcagtatgaaccgcgtctcgcatgattttaatttcgtcacgtgtggcgctccgtgcgcttgacccaacgcgcagcctgcgttggcccaattctcaaactctgctgatcatccgtaCGCAAgcgcaggctgcccaacgcagcttggggacccagcgtcttgggtccccaattctcaaactctctagtaCCAGGCACATACCGGTAAGAAGAGTCGACGGAATGCTGCGAAGTTCACAGAGAGGGTGGGCTGTCACAAATGCCCGCCGGGGAAGACGTTTGTTAGGAATTTTTGCGGAAGGAAGGCAGAAGCGAAGGTATGGAGACAGCCAGAGACTCCTGCCAGACCGCGGTCCACACGGGCCT
The nucleotide sequence above comes from Rhipicephalus sanguineus isolate Rsan-2018 chromosome 8, BIME_Rsan_1.4, whole genome shotgun sequence. Encoded proteins:
- the LOC119402109 gene encoding mitochondrial uncoupling protein 2, whose protein sequence is MNGNSQQLQLGLAAKLTCAGSAACIADAITFPLDVAKVRLQIQGEGSTGYTRSNLKYRGVLGTVATIARQEGPARLYGGIGPGLQRQFCFATVRIGFYDSVKESYSMAILGHNKGGNSASVLGVRILAAVTTGAMAVATAQPTDVVKVRMQAQSGTAPRRYRNSFQAYRTIGREEGVRGLYKGMLPNIARNSIVNAAELVCYDSVKEAILSRGLLGDNISCHFVAAFGAGFCATVVASPVDVVKTRYMNAGAGLYSGAMECAVRMFHEGGLMAFYKGFTPSFVRLGSWNICMFITYEQLKRLFHYMNSGDTSSNCLIVGQDKYHLSRYSVLAEPSAAIIL